In Pseudoxanthomonas indica, the following are encoded in one genomic region:
- a CDS encoding serine hydrolase domain-containing protein: MRISGWFTALVLASATLAMPAFAAESPPAQPSAPVDVAVDAAAPADPADRLTRQEVDVWLDGYLPYAIKSADIAGAVVVVVKDGQVLTQRGYGYADVAKRTPVDGANTLFRPGSISKLITWTAVMQQVEQGKVDLDADINTYLDFKIPPRDGKPITLRQIMQHVAGFEETLKHIMSYSADAPGYADVLKRWVPERAFAAGDTPAYSNYATALAGYVVERVSGEPFDDYVEKHIFQPLGMAHSTFRQPVPAALAGQLSKGYKLASEDEAKFEIVGPAPAGALSATGADMARFMIAHLQQGQYQGARILNAATAQQMHDSPLTLIPPLNRMQLGFFETNINGRQVIGHLGDTNFFHSALHLFLDEGVGLYISFNSTGKERAAGALRAALFEDFADRYFPGPALPKPAVDAATARQHAQLMLGSWSMSRRSYSSFFSITDLVGQVKVSLDKDGGISFAAFPSLNGKPRRWVEVSPFVWQDQNSHDRLAAVVVDGKVLRWSFDMISAVIVLDRPAWYRDSAWLMPLFVLSLLALAITALFWPIRALVRRRLQSRLALSAPQLRVYRLSRIAAAVIVLAVLAWAMTIGSMMQDFDKLSDSSNGLVLFNQCLSVIAFVGGALVMLWNLLVSWRAGGRWTGKVWSVVLLLASLVVLWVAMAFHLLSFGVNY; the protein is encoded by the coding sequence ATGCGGATCTCCGGCTGGTTCACCGCGCTCGTCCTCGCATCCGCCACGCTGGCCATGCCGGCGTTCGCCGCCGAGTCGCCTCCCGCGCAACCCTCCGCACCGGTGGACGTCGCGGTCGATGCCGCGGCGCCGGCCGACCCTGCGGATCGGCTGACGCGCCAGGAGGTGGACGTCTGGCTGGACGGCTATCTGCCGTACGCGATCAAGAGCGCCGATATCGCCGGCGCGGTCGTGGTGGTGGTGAAGGACGGCCAGGTGCTGACCCAGCGTGGCTACGGCTATGCCGATGTGGCCAAGCGCACGCCGGTGGATGGCGCCAACACGCTGTTCCGTCCGGGTTCCATCTCCAAGCTGATCACCTGGACGGCGGTGATGCAGCAGGTGGAGCAGGGCAAGGTGGATCTCGACGCCGATATCAACACCTACCTGGACTTCAAGATTCCGCCGCGCGACGGCAAGCCGATCACGCTGCGCCAGATCATGCAGCACGTGGCCGGTTTTGAAGAAACGCTCAAGCACATCATGTCCTATTCGGCCGACGCGCCCGGCTACGCCGACGTGCTCAAGCGCTGGGTGCCCGAGCGCGCGTTCGCTGCCGGCGATACGCCGGCCTATTCCAACTACGCCACCGCGCTGGCCGGCTATGTGGTCGAGCGCGTGTCGGGCGAGCCGTTCGACGACTACGTCGAGAAGCACATCTTCCAGCCGCTGGGCATGGCGCACTCCACGTTCCGCCAGCCGGTCCCCGCGGCGCTGGCAGGCCAGCTGTCCAAGGGCTACAAGCTGGCGTCGGAAGACGAGGCGAAGTTCGAAATCGTCGGCCCCGCACCGGCCGGTGCGCTGTCGGCCACCGGCGCCGACATGGCGCGCTTCATGATCGCGCACCTGCAGCAGGGCCAGTACCAGGGCGCGCGCATCCTCAATGCCGCCACCGCGCAGCAGATGCACGACAGTCCGCTGACCCTGATCCCGCCGCTCAACCGCATGCAGCTGGGTTTCTTCGAAACCAACATCAACGGTCGCCAGGTCATCGGCCACCTGGGCGACACCAATTTCTTCCACAGCGCGCTGCATCTGTTCCTCGATGAGGGCGTGGGCCTGTACATCTCGTTCAACAGCACGGGCAAGGAACGCGCGGCAGGCGCCCTGCGCGCGGCGCTGTTCGAGGATTTCGCCGATCGCTATTTCCCCGGCCCGGCATTGCCCAAGCCGGCCGTCGACGCCGCCACCGCCAGGCAGCATGCACAGCTGATGCTGGGCAGCTGGAGCATGTCGCGCCGCTCGTACTCCAGCTTCTTCTCGATCACCGACCTGGTCGGCCAGGTCAAGGTCAGCCTGGACAAGGACGGCGGCATCAGCTTTGCCGCGTTCCCATCGTTGAACGGCAAGCCGCGTCGCTGGGTCGAAGTCAGTCCGTTTGTCTGGCAGGACCAGAACAGCCATGACCGCCTGGCGGCGGTGGTGGTGGACGGCAAGGTGTTGCGCTGGAGCTTCGACATGATCTCGGCGGTCATCGTGCTGGATCGTCCGGCCTGGTACCGCGACTCCGCCTGGTTGATGCCGCTGTTCGTGCTGTCGCTGCTGGCGTTGGCGATCACCGCGCTGTTCTGGCCCATCCGTGCGCTGGTGCGTCGTCGCTTGCAGTCGCGCCTGGCATTGTCTGCTCCGCAGCTGCGCGTGTATCGCCTGAGCCGCATCGCCGCCGCGGTGATCGTGCTGGCCGTGCTGGCCTGGGCGATGACGATCGGCTCGATGATGCAGGACTTCGACAAGTTGTCCGACAGTTCCAATGGCCTGGTGCTGTTCAACCAATGCCTGAGCGTGATCGCCTTCGTCGGCGGCGCGCTGGTGATGCTGTGGAATCTGCTGGTGAGCTGGCGTGCCGGTGGTCGCTGGACCGGCAAGGTTTGGAGCGTGGTGTTGCTGCTCGCCTCGCTGGTCGTGTTGTGGGTGGCGATGGCCTTCCACCTGTTGAGCTTTGGAGTGAACTACTGA
- a CDS encoding dipeptide epimerase, with protein sequence MSSRTLQVEICELRFTTPFRISGYTFAKQDVIRVSLEQDGHVGRGEAAGVYYLGDTAQTLLEAVEAKRSVLEGGLDLIGLQELMPPGGARNAVDCALWDLEAKLAGRPVHELAGLAPAAPLVTTFTLGADEPERMAKAATASGYYEQARALKLKLTGELELDLARVNAVRAARPDVWIGVDANQGFRKEDLPALVQGLAAARVSLLEQPLARGREEDLEGFVSPIPIAADESVQSLRDVAGLVGRFNVVNIKLDKCGGLTEGFAIAREARKLGLGVMVGNMCGTSLAMAPGMLVGQLCDFVDLDGAIPLSNEPEPRTRYEHGEVWCSSDVWG encoded by the coding sequence ATGTCGTCCCGCACCTTGCAGGTGGAAATCTGCGAACTCCGTTTCACCACGCCGTTCCGCATTTCCGGCTACACCTTTGCCAAGCAGGACGTCATCCGGGTCAGCCTGGAGCAGGATGGTCACGTGGGCCGCGGCGAAGCGGCCGGCGTCTACTATCTGGGCGACACCGCGCAGACGTTGCTGGAAGCCGTGGAAGCGAAGCGTTCGGTGCTGGAGGGTGGGCTGGATCTGATCGGCCTGCAGGAACTGATGCCGCCGGGCGGCGCGCGCAACGCGGTCGACTGCGCGCTGTGGGATCTGGAAGCCAAGCTGGCCGGCCGACCGGTGCACGAACTGGCCGGGCTCGCGCCGGCGGCGCCGCTGGTGACCACCTTCACCCTGGGCGCGGACGAGCCGGAACGGATGGCCAAAGCCGCCACCGCCAGCGGCTACTACGAGCAGGCGCGCGCGCTCAAACTCAAGCTGACCGGCGAACTGGAACTGGATCTGGCGCGGGTGAACGCCGTGCGCGCGGCGCGCCCGGATGTGTGGATTGGCGTGGACGCCAACCAGGGTTTCCGCAAGGAGGATCTGCCGGCGCTGGTGCAGGGCCTGGCGGCGGCGCGCGTCTCGCTGCTGGAGCAGCCGCTGGCGCGCGGTCGCGAGGAAGATCTCGAAGGCTTTGTCTCGCCGATTCCGATCGCCGCCGATGAAAGCGTGCAGTCGCTGCGCGACGTGGCCGGCCTGGTCGGGCGCTTCAACGTGGTCAACATCAAGCTGGACAAGTGCGGTGGCCTGACCGAAGGTTTCGCCATCGCGCGCGAGGCCCGCAAGCTGGGCCTGGGGGTGATGGTCGGCAACATGTGCGGCACCAGCCTGGCGATGGCGCCGGGCATGCTGGTCGGCCAGCTGTGCGATTTTGTCGATCTGGATGGCGCGATTCCGCTGTCCAACGAACCCGAGCCGCGCACGCGTTACGAGCACGGCGAGGTCTGGTGTTCTTCTGACGTCTGGGGCTGA
- a CDS encoding YifB family Mg chelatase-like AAA ATPase yields MSLALVHSRARAGVRAPPVRVEVHLGGGLPRTHIVGLPEAAVRESLDRVRAAILCAQLEFPARRITINLAPADLPKHGGRFDLPIALGILAASEQIPRDALSGVEFLGELGLTGELRPVEGVLPAAVACGRDGHRLIVAAGNGAEAALARGVPAFTARTLLEVCAHLRGARALPPAEGPALGCDAFPDLADVRGQAQARRALEVAAAGNHHLLLIGTPGCGKTLLATRLPGLLPEASEEEALESAAIASISGRGLDPSRWRQRPFRSPHHTASAVALVGGGADPRPGEISLAHHGVLFLDELPEWERRALEVLREPLESGVVNVSRAARSAEFPARFQLVAAMNPCPCGWAGDASGRCRCTPEAVLRYRARISGPLLDRIDLHVEVPRLPPQDLRPGAPPGESSAQVRERVQAARERQLQRHGRLNAQLRQSDMLACCRLQTRDQLLLERAIDRLQLSARSMQRILRVARTIADLAEADDIGSAHLTEALGYRRLDRAGH; encoded by the coding sequence ATGAGTCTGGCGCTGGTGCACAGCCGTGCACGGGCGGGTGTGCGTGCGCCTCCGGTGCGGGTGGAAGTGCACCTGGGCGGTGGTCTGCCGCGCACCCACATCGTCGGCCTGCCCGAAGCGGCGGTGCGCGAGTCGCTGGACCGCGTGCGCGCGGCCATCCTCTGCGCGCAACTGGAGTTTCCGGCTCGGCGCATCACCATCAACCTGGCCCCGGCCGATCTTCCCAAGCACGGGGGCCGCTTCGACCTGCCCATCGCGCTGGGCATCCTGGCCGCCAGCGAACAGATACCGCGCGACGCATTGTCCGGTGTGGAATTCCTCGGCGAGCTCGGGCTGACCGGTGAGTTGCGGCCGGTGGAAGGGGTGTTGCCGGCGGCGGTAGCCTGCGGGCGCGATGGGCATCGCCTGATCGTGGCGGCGGGCAACGGCGCCGAAGCAGCATTGGCGCGCGGGGTGCCGGCCTTCACCGCGCGCACCTTGCTGGAGGTGTGCGCGCACCTTCGCGGCGCGCGCGCACTGCCGCCGGCCGAAGGGCCTGCCTTGGGCTGCGACGCTTTTCCGGATCTGGCCGATGTCCGCGGGCAGGCACAGGCGCGTCGCGCCCTGGAAGTGGCTGCGGCCGGCAACCATCATCTGCTGCTGATCGGCACGCCGGGATGCGGCAAGACCTTGCTGGCCACGCGCCTGCCCGGCCTGTTGCCCGAGGCCAGCGAGGAAGAAGCGCTGGAAAGCGCGGCCATTGCCTCGATCAGCGGGCGCGGCCTGGATCCGTCGCGGTGGCGACAGCGCCCCTTTCGCAGCCCGCACCACACGGCGAGCGCGGTCGCCCTGGTTGGCGGCGGTGCGGATCCGCGACCCGGCGAGATTTCGCTGGCCCACCACGGGGTGCTGTTTCTTGACGAATTGCCCGAGTGGGAACGACGCGCGCTGGAAGTGCTGCGCGAACCGTTGGAGTCCGGCGTGGTCAACGTCTCACGCGCGGCGCGCAGCGCCGAGTTCCCGGCGCGCTTCCAGCTGGTGGCGGCGATGAACCCCTGCCCGTGCGGCTGGGCCGGCGATGCCAGCGGTCGTTGTCGCTGCACGCCGGAAGCGGTGCTGCGCTATCGCGCGCGCATTTCCGGGCCGCTGTTGGATCGCATCGATCTGCATGTGGAAGTACCCCGGCTGCCGCCACAGGATCTGCGCCCGGGTGCGCCGCCCGGCGAAAGCAGCGCGCAGGTGCGCGAACGCGTGCAGGCGGCGCGCGAACGCCAGCTGCAGCGCCACGGCAGACTCAATGCGCAGTTGCGCCAGTCGGACATGCTGGCCTGCTGCCGGCTGCAGACCCGCGATCAGCTGCTGCTCGAACGCGCCATTGATCGTCTGCAACTGTCGGCCCGTTCCATGCAGCGCATCCTGCGGGTGGCGCGCACCATTGCCGATCTGGCCGAGGCCGATGACATCGGCAGTGCCCACCTCACCGAAGCGCTGGGCTATCGGCGGCTGGATCGCGCCGGCCACTGA
- a CDS encoding peptide MFS transporter has translation MTESVRIDPTEPTWFGQPRGLTVLFLTQMWEIFSYYGMRTLLVYYMTKHLLLGQQHASLVFGTYVAMAYFTPILGGVVADRWLGKRKAVILGGCIMAAGHGMMAFEAWLYIALGTIALGNGLFTPSLPSQIGDLYKKDDPRSGRAFNIYYVGINLGGLLAPLVCGTLGELYGWHYGFAAAGIGMLLGLVIYVWGGRYLPASEPVVRIDPVKRASLRDYKPTLLLLLAVGLAVTVFRAAYEQLGNTVALWIDSGVDRAAGGMVIPMTWFQSLNPFFVFLLTPFLLAVWRARSRNGREPASMRKMSIGALVIALAYLMLAGLTSLAGAADVHWLWLVLFFGLFTLGELYILPTGLGLFARLAPPGHAATTVAAWFLAIFSGSLAAGATGTLWSSLSHASFFLCLAGLASIAALLLFLLEPLAARIEAQRAGSSATP, from the coding sequence ATGACCGAATCCGTCCGCATTGATCCGACCGAGCCGACCTGGTTCGGCCAGCCACGCGGACTGACCGTCCTGTTCCTGACCCAGATGTGGGAGATCTTCTCCTACTACGGCATGCGCACGCTGTTGGTCTATTACATGACCAAGCATCTGCTGCTGGGCCAGCAGCATGCCTCGCTGGTATTCGGCACCTACGTGGCGATGGCCTACTTCACCCCGATTCTCGGCGGCGTGGTGGCCGATCGCTGGCTGGGCAAGCGCAAGGCGGTGATCCTGGGCGGCTGCATCATGGCCGCCGGCCACGGCATGATGGCCTTCGAGGCCTGGCTCTACATCGCCCTGGGCACGATCGCGCTGGGCAATGGCCTGTTCACCCCCAGCCTGCCCAGCCAGATTGGTGACCTCTACAAAAAGGACGATCCACGCAGCGGTCGCGCCTTCAACATCTATTACGTCGGCATCAACCTGGGTGGTCTGCTGGCCCCGCTGGTGTGCGGCACGCTGGGCGAACTGTATGGCTGGCACTATGGCTTTGCCGCCGCCGGCATCGGCATGTTGCTGGGCCTGGTGATCTACGTCTGGGGTGGGCGCTATCTGCCGGCTTCCGAGCCGGTGGTACGCATCGATCCGGTCAAGCGCGCTTCGTTGCGTGACTACAAGCCCACGCTGTTACTGCTGCTGGCGGTGGGCCTGGCGGTGACCGTATTCCGCGCCGCCTACGAACAACTCGGCAATACCGTGGCGCTGTGGATCGACAGCGGCGTGGATCGCGCGGCCGGCGGCATGGTCATCCCGATGACATGGTTCCAGTCACTCAATCCGTTCTTCGTGTTCCTGCTGACACCGTTCCTGCTGGCGGTGTGGCGCGCGCGTTCGCGCAACGGCAGGGAACCGGCATCGATGCGCAAGATGTCGATTGGCGCCTTGGTCATCGCACTGGCTTACCTGATGTTGGCAGGGCTCACTTCGCTGGCTGGCGCGGCGGATGTCCACTGGCTGTGGCTGGTGCTGTTCTTCGGCTTGTTCACCCTGGGCGAGCTGTACATCCTGCCCACCGGCCTGGGCCTGTTCGCCCGACTGGCGCCGCCCGGCCACGCCGCCACCACGGTGGCGGCCTGGTTCCTGGCGATCTTCAGCGGCAGCCTGGCCGCGGGCGCGACCGGCACCTTGTGGAGCAGCCTGAGCCACGCCAGCTTTTTCCTGTGCCTGGCCGGCCTGGCTTCGATTGCCGCGTTGCTGTTGTTCCTGCTGGAACCCCTGGCCGCGCGCATCGAAGCGCAGCGCGCCGGATCTTCCGCTACGCCCTAG